The window GCCGGCGATGGCTGGTCGGCAACGAAATGCCGCGCGAGTTTCAGCGACAGGTGCCGGGCCGTTGCCGGATGCAAGGCAAGGTCGCGCAGGATCGCTTCGCCCTGTGCCTCGCCGGCTTCCGGATAGGCCTTGCCGAGCACGCGGCGCGCGCCCGGCTCGTGCGCGACGGCACGGAACACGAACGCATCATCGCGACGGCTGCGCTCGCGATCCGCGGGCCGCGCCACGCTCCAGCCGGTAATCGCGCGGGCCAACTCGGCGACATCGCCTTGTGCGTAACCGCCATCCACGCCGAGCGTGTGCAGCTCGAGGATTTCGCGCGCCAGGTTCTCGTTGAGGCCGCGCTTGCGCGCCTCCGGGTTGCGCTGCGCGCGCCGCGCGGACTGCGCGCCGAGCCGAGAGTCAACGCCGATCGACTGCGCATTGTCCAGGTAGACCAGCATGCCCGGATGGCGCTCGACCGCGAGCAACATGTCGGCGAAGCGACCGATCAGATGCGGGCGGATCGCCTCGCGCTCCATCGGCGCGGCGAACAGCGAGGCCTGGAACTTGTCGATCGAAATCGCGAAATGGTTCGACCAGAACCGCACCAGGCGTTCTGCGAATGGGCGCGTGGTCGTCGCCGCCACGCCTTGGCGAATCGCGAGTTCGCGTTGCAAGCCACGGCGCAAGCCACGTCGATCCATGGCGGGTCGCGCCTCTTCGGCTTTGCCCGCCTCGCGTTGCGCGCGCAGTTCGCGACGCTGCCGCAGATAGTCGTGGTACTGGTCGAGATAAGCGCCGCTGTCGGGCAAGCCAGCGAACGAATCGTCGCG of the Thermomonas carbonis genome contains:
- a CDS encoding DUF1800 domain-containing protein is translated as MAQAAASAVNRFGLGGRGDEIAVVGGDPRGWLLAQIAGDARDDSFAGLPDSGAYLDQYHDYLRQRRELRAQREAGKAEEARPAMDRRGLRRGLQRELAIRQGVAATTTRPFAERLVRFWSNHFAISIDKFQASLFAAPMEREAIRPHLIGRFADMLLAVERHPGMLVYLDNAQSIGVDSRLGAQSARRAQRNPEARKRGLNENLAREILELHTLGVDGGYAQGDVAELARAITGWSVARPADRERSRRDDAFVFRAVAHEPGARRVLGKAYPEAGEAQGEAILRDLALHPATARHLSLKLARHFVADQPSPALVERMAKAYLASGGELAALYRAMAEDDAAWSPSAGKFKSPEDFIVSALRACQLGADGDLALSLRLQAQLGQPMFQPRSPAGFGDVAADWGGPDALFKRVQAAQALAERLPASRDATPQALGVAALGPALDDETATALRRAESVQQGVALLLASPSFQWRR